Proteins from a genomic interval of Rhodothermus marinus:
- a CDS encoding PorV/PorQ family protein encodes MRGHRSIAAMLWLLVLTAGVAQAQFASETRTVTRAGTAAAEFLSIPIGARATAMGSAVSATIDDPTAIYWNPAGLTGLTRGTFTAEYAQWLADISVNYVAVATPLGAGTVGIGVTAVRTPEMEETTVEQQEGTGRTFTAASYAVALSYARALTDRFSIGGSVKFITERISFSTASGLALDIGTLFVTPFRGIRLGAAITNFGTKMRMRGDDLLTIVDIDPNNRGNNTSNRAELRTDPFDLPLTMRIGLAGEVWQRDGYRLTLAVDALSPSNSSQYVNVGAELGLLGDLLLLRGGYSELFLTDSAHTFSLGGGLRYRFGAFYVTFDYAYEGWRYFNGVNRFTLMVGF; translated from the coding sequence ACCGCCGGCGTGGCGCAGGCGCAGTTTGCCAGCGAGACGCGCACGGTCACGCGGGCCGGTACGGCCGCGGCAGAGTTTCTGAGCATTCCGATCGGAGCGCGTGCTACCGCCATGGGTAGCGCCGTCAGTGCAACGATCGACGACCCGACGGCCATCTACTGGAATCCGGCCGGTCTGACCGGGCTGACGCGCGGCACCTTCACGGCCGAATATGCGCAGTGGCTGGCCGACATCTCGGTCAACTACGTGGCCGTGGCGACGCCGCTGGGCGCCGGCACGGTAGGTATCGGCGTGACGGCCGTGCGCACGCCGGAAATGGAAGAAACCACCGTCGAGCAGCAGGAGGGCACCGGACGCACCTTCACGGCCGCCTCCTATGCCGTGGCGCTGAGCTATGCGCGGGCGCTCACCGACCGGTTCTCGATCGGCGGTTCGGTCAAGTTCATCACCGAGCGCATTTCCTTCTCGACGGCCAGCGGACTGGCGCTCGACATCGGGACGCTGTTCGTGACGCCGTTCCGGGGCATTCGCCTGGGGGCGGCCATCACGAACTTCGGCACGAAGATGCGCATGCGCGGCGACGACCTGCTGACGATCGTCGACATTGATCCGAACAACCGGGGCAACAACACGAGCAACCGGGCCGAGCTGCGCACCGACCCGTTCGATCTACCGCTGACGATGCGCATCGGGCTGGCCGGCGAGGTCTGGCAGCGCGACGGCTACCGGCTGACGCTGGCCGTTGATGCGCTCAGCCCGAGCAACAGCAGCCAGTACGTGAACGTGGGGGCCGAGCTCGGGCTGCTGGGCGACCTGCTCCTGCTGCGCGGCGGCTACAGCGAGCTGTTTCTGACCGACAGCGCCCACACGTTCTCGCTGGGCGGTGGCCTGCGCTATCGGTTCGGTGCCTTCTACGTGACTTTCGACTACGCCTACGAAGGCTGGCGCTATTTCAACGGCGTCAACCGCTTTACGCTGATGGTCGGCTTCTGA
- a CDS encoding T9SS type A sorting domain-containing protein — translation MVSATTKIGGRLALLLLAAVLMAGQALAQRTVTLRLNTATLPDTTGTADGLIQVRGQITNQDWPFTLPDGNVISWDDQTTLKPMNVGGDYWEISFQIPDNEELQFKFFSSQAEATGIGGWEDGGNHVLAAGTGDTTLVLHFFEKGGDFAYDWRPWQQKPDTIAVWFRVYVSTEEGAADGYDPNADSIVVGVRGDPLNGAGPLDWGTTRVILQRESSDKNMPGYHLFSGVAYYPASLAGTTQEYKFFIEPNGWEEGNLSGNRSFVIPDKDTTLHWVYYGNTKPVDLLGQQRVTANVIFTVDIDPLVNAGLFDKQRGDTLIVRGDFNGWGNCLDAGNPDDCALFESVDPTQYTTSIPITNFPNTEFNYKFYVDFEAEGWPEGWEEPLDYGGSNRRLVFTGEDPLDLGVQFFNDVREGNVIPEGTQIDVTFQVDMSPALNFQVKRAFDPEKDSVYVVFEDPLWRLTQAMPLGLSDLEPLLLSDDDGDLIYTGTLTVTGPTYNGIGFRYRYGNVVDGYVDEGEGGFDPGRRRYQYILPSAAKNWPTEYTMPLVQFQESGLLPFECNPTADVASLPQDVQDLCYPAGTSPTAVEPIDGTRPERFALSRNYPNPFADRTTFEYTLPETQPVRVRVYDLLGRVVATLVDEVQPAGTYRVTFRADGLSSGIYVYRLETPSGIFARKMMIVR, via the coding sequence ATGGTAAGCGCTACCACAAAAATCGGCGGCCGCCTGGCACTGCTGCTCCTGGCGGCGGTGCTGATGGCCGGCCAGGCGCTGGCGCAGCGCACCGTCACGCTGCGCCTGAACACGGCCACGCTGCCCGACACGACGGGCACGGCCGACGGCCTCATCCAGGTGCGCGGCCAGATTACGAACCAGGACTGGCCCTTCACGCTGCCCGACGGCAACGTGATCTCTTGGGACGATCAGACCACGCTCAAGCCCATGAACGTGGGCGGGGACTACTGGGAGATCAGCTTCCAGATCCCCGACAACGAAGAACTGCAGTTCAAATTCTTCTCCTCGCAGGCCGAGGCGACCGGCATCGGCGGCTGGGAAGATGGTGGTAACCACGTACTGGCGGCCGGTACAGGCGACACCACGCTGGTGCTCCACTTCTTCGAGAAAGGTGGGGACTTTGCCTACGACTGGCGGCCCTGGCAGCAGAAACCCGACACGATCGCCGTCTGGTTCCGCGTTTACGTGAGTACCGAGGAAGGCGCGGCCGATGGCTACGATCCGAACGCCGACAGCATCGTCGTGGGCGTGCGGGGGGATCCGCTCAACGGGGCCGGTCCGCTGGACTGGGGCACGACCCGGGTAATCCTGCAGCGGGAGTCCAGCGACAAAAACATGCCCGGCTACCATCTGTTCTCCGGTGTGGCCTACTATCCGGCCTCGCTGGCAGGCACGACCCAGGAGTACAAGTTCTTCATCGAGCCCAACGGCTGGGAAGAAGGCAATCTGAGCGGCAACCGGTCGTTCGTCATCCCCGACAAAGACACGACGCTGCACTGGGTCTACTACGGCAATACGAAGCCGGTGGACCTGCTGGGCCAGCAGCGCGTGACGGCCAACGTGATCTTCACCGTGGATATCGACCCGCTGGTGAACGCCGGACTGTTCGATAAGCAGCGAGGCGACACGCTCATCGTGCGGGGCGACTTCAACGGCTGGGGTAACTGTCTGGATGCCGGCAACCCGGACGACTGCGCCCTGTTCGAGTCGGTCGATCCCACCCAGTACACGACCTCTATTCCGATCACCAACTTCCCGAATACGGAATTCAACTACAAATTCTACGTGGACTTTGAGGCCGAAGGATGGCCGGAGGGCTGGGAAGAACCGCTGGACTACGGTGGGAGCAACCGTCGGCTCGTCTTTACGGGCGAGGACCCGCTGGATCTGGGTGTGCAGTTTTTCAACGACGTGCGGGAGGGGAACGTGATTCCGGAGGGCACGCAGATCGACGTGACCTTCCAGGTCGACATGAGCCCGGCGCTGAACTTCCAGGTCAAGCGGGCCTTCGATCCGGAAAAGGACAGCGTCTATGTGGTCTTCGAGGATCCGCTCTGGCGGCTGACGCAGGCGATGCCGCTGGGTCTGAGCGACCTGGAGCCGCTGCTGCTCTCGGATGACGACGGCGACCTGATCTACACGGGCACGCTCACGGTGACCGGTCCGACCTACAACGGCATCGGCTTCCGCTACCGCTATGGCAACGTGGTGGATGGTTACGTGGATGAAGGGGAAGGCGGATTCGATCCCGGTCGGCGTCGCTATCAGTACATCCTGCCCTCGGCGGCCAAGAACTGGCCGACCGAATACACGATGCCGCTGGTGCAGTTTCAGGAAAGCGGCCTGCTGCCGTTCGAGTGCAATCCGACGGCCGACGTGGCCTCGCTGCCGCAGGACGTGCAGGACCTCTGCTATCCGGCCGGCACCTCGCCCACGGCCGTCGAGCCGATCGACGGCACGCGGCCCGAGCGCTTCGCGCTGAGCCGCAACTACCCGAACCCGTTCGCGGACCGCACGACGTTCGAGTACACGCTGCCCGAGACGCAGCCCGTGCGCGTGCGCGTCTACGACCTGCTGGGTCGCGTGGTGGCCACGCTCGTCGACGAGGTGCAGCCGGCCGGCACCTACCGGGTCACCTTCCGCGCCGACGGGCTCTCGAGCGGCATCTACGTCTACCGACTGGAGACACCTTCGGGCATCTTCGCCCGCAAGATGATGATCGTCCGGTAA
- a CDS encoding alpha-amylase family glycosyl hydrolase, translating into MRRFWLFALLFWYGATAALAQVVWTDPAVVRVDRPVTIYFNAKEGTGGLAGYTGDVYAHTGVITNESRTDTDWRYVKADWGENRADIRMERIGEDLYRLHIPDIRAYYQDYSGTPPPGAPPWDNIYDEQILKLAFVFRNADGSREGKDVGGRDIFVDVAPPGLAVTFAAPSVTPLRPLIAPRDTSVEVVAVADPGAGATLTAFRLLVEGVEVAQTTDDTLRYTLTLNVPGRFDVLAIAENSLGEADTAAFYAVRNPAVEDRPRPPGIEDGINYDPNDPTRVTLSLYAPGKSFVYVIGDFTNWEVDPAYFMYRDAPRPDSVHWWITIEGLTPGQEYAFQYFIDGELRLADLFAHKVLDPWNDPFIPSSTYPNLKPYPTGKTEGIVAVLQPGAPQYQWQVTDFERPPAHELVIYELLLRDFVAKHDYATLIDTLDYLERLGVNAIELMPVAEFDGNISWGYNPAFHLAPDKYYGPADDLKRFVDECHRRGIAVILDVVYNHATGNSPLVQLYGPTADNPFINIPARHPFNVFYDLNHEHPYIQYWLDRANRYWLEEFRVDGFRFDLSKGFTQKYTDNDVGAWSAYDASRIRLLKRMADAIWAVDSTAYIILEHFADNQEEKELAAYGQDRGRAGMLLWHNLNRAFSQSVTGYLNDPNFSSDLTTIYYKNRGFPTPNLIAYMESQDEQWLMYRMRAYGARQGSYDVRSLPVALDRMKLAGAFFFTVPGPKMIWQFGELGYGYGERGEQCLEGAGDSCPSIAPGRIDPKPIRWDYRNDPLRMKLYKTWAELLRLRREHAVFRSPETQVRMRLQHGVPGRWLSLTHPELSVVVVGNFGLEPLVVTPTFPQTGTWYDYFNGDSLVVDDPNTGIELLPGEFRLYTNRYVGQAEPGLITVGLASGDVSVRPERVRLEAPFPNPFRTQVTLHYALPEPMRVKLAVYDLLGRRIATLADGLQAAGRHTITWTPEKLAAGLYLVRLEASGHAETRPVLFAP; encoded by the coding sequence ATGCGCAGGTTCTGGCTGTTTGCGCTGCTGTTCTGGTATGGCGCGACCGCTGCGTTGGCACAGGTGGTCTGGACCGATCCCGCCGTGGTGCGCGTGGACCGGCCCGTTACGATCTACTTCAATGCGAAGGAAGGCACGGGCGGGCTGGCCGGCTACACGGGCGATGTCTACGCGCACACGGGCGTCATCACGAACGAAAGCCGCACCGACACCGACTGGCGCTATGTGAAAGCGGACTGGGGCGAAAACCGTGCGGACATCCGCATGGAGCGCATCGGCGAAGACCTCTATCGCCTGCACATCCCCGACATTCGCGCCTACTATCAGGATTACTCGGGCACGCCGCCGCCCGGGGCGCCGCCGTGGGACAACATCTACGACGAGCAGATCCTCAAGCTGGCTTTCGTCTTTCGGAATGCCGACGGCTCGCGTGAGGGCAAAGACGTGGGCGGCCGCGACATTTTCGTGGACGTGGCGCCGCCCGGTCTGGCCGTCACGTTTGCCGCGCCGAGCGTGACGCCGCTGCGACCGCTCATCGCACCGCGCGACACCAGCGTGGAGGTCGTCGCCGTGGCCGATCCGGGGGCCGGCGCCACGCTGACGGCCTTCCGCCTGCTGGTCGAAGGCGTCGAAGTAGCGCAGACCACCGACGACACGCTTCGCTACACGCTGACGCTGAACGTGCCCGGTCGTTTCGACGTGCTGGCCATCGCCGAAAACTCGCTGGGCGAAGCCGATACAGCCGCCTTCTACGCCGTTCGCAACCCTGCCGTCGAGGACCGGCCGCGTCCGCCCGGCATCGAAGACGGGATCAACTACGACCCGAACGATCCCACACGGGTCACGCTCTCGCTTTATGCGCCGGGCAAGTCGTTCGTCTACGTGATCGGCGACTTCACGAACTGGGAGGTGGACCCGGCCTACTTCATGTACCGCGACGCACCGCGGCCCGACAGCGTCCACTGGTGGATCACCATCGAAGGGCTCACGCCGGGGCAGGAGTACGCTTTCCAGTATTTCATCGACGGCGAGTTGCGGCTGGCCGATCTGTTCGCGCACAAGGTGCTCGATCCCTGGAACGATCCGTTCATCCCGAGCAGCACGTACCCGAACCTGAAACCCTACCCGACCGGCAAGACCGAAGGGATCGTGGCCGTGCTGCAACCCGGCGCGCCACAGTACCAGTGGCAGGTGACCGACTTCGAGCGGCCGCCCGCGCACGAGCTGGTCATCTACGAGCTGCTCCTTCGCGACTTCGTGGCGAAGCACGACTACGCCACGCTTATCGACACGCTCGACTACCTGGAGCGCCTGGGCGTCAACGCCATCGAACTGATGCCCGTGGCCGAGTTCGACGGCAACATCAGCTGGGGCTACAACCCGGCCTTTCATCTGGCGCCCGACAAGTACTACGGTCCGGCCGACGACCTCAAGCGCTTCGTGGACGAGTGCCACCGCCGCGGCATTGCCGTCATCCTCGATGTCGTCTACAACCATGCCACGGGCAATTCGCCGCTGGTGCAGCTCTACGGCCCCACCGCAGACAATCCTTTCATCAACATCCCCGCCCGCCATCCCTTCAACGTATTCTACGACCTGAACCACGAGCACCCCTACATTCAGTACTGGCTCGACCGGGCCAACCGCTACTGGCTGGAGGAATTCCGCGTGGACGGCTTCCGCTTCGACCTTTCGAAAGGCTTTACGCAGAAATACACCGACAACGACGTCGGTGCCTGGAGCGCCTACGACGCCTCGCGCATCCGGCTGCTCAAGCGCATGGCCGATGCGATCTGGGCGGTCGATTCCACGGCCTACATCATTCTGGAGCACTTTGCGGACAATCAGGAAGAAAAAGAACTGGCCGCCTACGGGCAGGATCGTGGACGCGCCGGGATGCTACTCTGGCACAACCTGAACCGCGCCTTCAGCCAGAGCGTGACGGGGTACCTGAACGACCCGAACTTTTCGTCCGATCTGACCACGATCTATTACAAAAACCGGGGTTTCCCGACGCCGAACCTGATCGCCTACATGGAAAGCCAAGACGAGCAGTGGCTCATGTACCGGATGCGGGCCTACGGAGCGCGGCAGGGATCCTACGACGTGCGGAGCCTGCCCGTGGCGCTGGATCGGATGAAGCTGGCCGGGGCGTTTTTCTTCACGGTGCCCGGACCGAAAATGATCTGGCAGTTCGGCGAGCTGGGCTATGGCTACGGCGAGCGCGGCGAGCAGTGCCTGGAAGGCGCGGGCGATAGCTGTCCGTCTATTGCACCCGGCCGTATCGATCCGAAGCCCATCCGCTGGGACTATCGCAACGATCCGCTCCGGATGAAGCTGTACAAGACCTGGGCCGAGCTGCTCAGGCTCCGGCGCGAACATGCCGTGTTCCGCAGCCCGGAGACGCAGGTGCGCATGCGATTGCAGCACGGCGTGCCCGGTCGGTGGCTCTCGCTCACGCATCCGGAGCTGAGCGTTGTGGTGGTGGGCAACTTCGGCCTGGAGCCGCTGGTGGTCACGCCCACGTTCCCGCAGACGGGCACCTGGTACGACTACTTCAACGGCGACTCGCTGGTGGTCGACGATCCGAATACAGGCATCGAACTGCTGCCCGGCGAGTTCCGGCTCTACACGAACCGTTATGTGGGGCAGGCCGAGCCGGGCCTGATCACCGTGGGCCTTGCTTCGGGCGACGTGTCGGTGCGGCCGGAGCGCGTGCGGCTGGAAGCGCCGTTTCCGAATCCGTTTCGCACACAGGTTACGCTTCACTACGCGCTGCCCGAGCCGATGCGGGTGAAGCTGGCCGTTTACGACCTGCTGGGGCGTCGGATCGCCACGCTGGCGGACGGCCTGCAGGCGGCCGGACGGCACACGATCACCTGGACGCCTGAAAAGCTGGCGGCCGGGCTGTATCTGGTGCGGCTCGAAGCCAGCGGCCACGCGGAAACCCGACCGGTGCTGTTTGCCCCCTGA
- a CDS encoding glycoside hydrolase family 13 protein, translating into MRRLLLLALLLIGCAPERPSGPRVPDWAADAVWYQIFPERFWNGDPTNDPTRESLEYPPALPEAPPSWRISPWTGDWYARDDWEREMGDDFYESYAVFHRRYGGDLQGVIDRLDYLQELGITAIYFNPVFYARSLHKYDGNTYHHIDPYFGPDPEGDLALMAQETEDPNTWHWTAADSLFLRLIREAHARGIRVIIDGVFNHTGRDFFAFADLRRRQQDSPYRDWYIVYSFDDPATPDTNEFDYEGWWGVKTLPVFADNEDGTDLHPGPKRYIFHATARWMDPDGDGDPSDGIDGWRLDVTNEVPVGFWADWNAYVRELNPNAYTVTELWQDASEMIVQGGFSATMNYYAFAFPVKAFLIDFGLEAPEFARLLDERRNRYPVAVQYAMQNLIDSHDTDRLASMIVNRDPADVHREQFGYDRDNSPRHNPDYDVQAPDATDQAIQRLVALFQMTYVGAPMIYYGTEAGMWGADDPDDRKPMVWPELTYADEASDPLGRPRRPDPVRFDSTLFRFYRQAIALRKQSAALRRGTFEVLVADGGLFVFRRALAGEQVLVALNREENAREVALSLPEAERFQVRLATVSEGYAVTATADTLRLTLPPLSGLVLAGQ; encoded by the coding sequence ATGCGACGCCTGTTGCTGCTGGCACTGCTGCTGATCGGATGCGCGCCGGAGCGTCCCTCCGGTCCCCGCGTGCCCGACTGGGCGGCCGATGCCGTCTGGTACCAGATTTTCCCCGAGCGCTTCTGGAACGGCGATCCCACGAACGATCCCACCCGCGAATCGCTGGAGTATCCGCCCGCGCTGCCCGAGGCGCCGCCCTCGTGGCGGATTTCGCCCTGGACCGGCGACTGGTACGCCCGCGACGACTGGGAACGGGAAATGGGCGATGACTTCTACGAAAGTTATGCGGTCTTTCACCGGCGCTACGGCGGCGACCTGCAGGGCGTGATCGATCGACTCGACTATCTGCAGGAGCTGGGCATCACGGCCATCTACTTCAACCCGGTCTTCTACGCCCGCTCGCTGCACAAGTACGACGGCAACACCTATCACCACATCGACCCGTACTTCGGGCCCGATCCGGAAGGCGACCTGGCACTCATGGCGCAGGAAACCGAAGACCCGAACACCTGGCACTGGACGGCCGCCGATAGCCTGTTTCTGCGACTGATCCGGGAAGCCCATGCCCGCGGCATCCGCGTGATCATCGACGGCGTGTTCAACCACACGGGCCGCGACTTTTTCGCCTTCGCCGACCTGCGCCGCCGTCAGCAGGACTCGCCCTACAGGGACTGGTACATCGTCTACAGCTTCGACGACCCGGCCACCCCCGACACGAACGAGTTCGACTACGAGGGCTGGTGGGGCGTCAAGACGCTCCCTGTCTTTGCCGACAACGAGGATGGCACCGACCTGCATCCCGGCCCCAAACGCTACATCTTCCACGCCACGGCTCGGTGGATGGACCCCGACGGCGATGGCGATCCGTCCGACGGCATCGACGGCTGGCGGCTCGACGTGACGAACGAGGTGCCCGTGGGCTTCTGGGCTGACTGGAACGCCTACGTGCGGGAGCTGAATCCGAACGCCTACACGGTCACCGAACTCTGGCAGGACGCCAGCGAGATGATCGTGCAGGGCGGCTTTTCGGCCACGATGAACTACTATGCGTTTGCCTTTCCGGTGAAGGCGTTTCTGATCGACTTCGGACTGGAGGCGCCCGAGTTTGCCCGCCTGCTCGACGAACGCCGCAATCGCTATCCGGTGGCCGTGCAGTACGCCATGCAGAACCTGATCGACTCGCACGACACGGATCGGCTGGCGTCGATGATCGTCAACCGGGATCCGGCGGATGTGCACCGCGAACAGTTCGGCTACGATCGGGATAACTCGCCGCGTCACAACCCGGATTACGACGTGCAGGCGCCTGATGCCACCGACCAGGCCATTCAACGCCTGGTGGCGCTTTTCCAGATGACCTACGTGGGCGCGCCGATGATCTACTATGGCACGGAGGCGGGCATGTGGGGTGCCGACGACCCGGACGATCGCAAGCCCATGGTCTGGCCCGAGCTGACCTACGCCGACGAGGCGTCCGATCCGCTGGGGCGGCCGCGCCGGCCCGATCCGGTGCGCTTCGACAGCACGCTCTTTCGTTTCTACCGGCAGGCAATCGCCCTGCGGAAGCAGTCGGCCGCGCTGCGTCGCGGTACGTTCGAGGTGCTGGTGGCCGACGGCGGGCTGTTCGTGTTCCGACGGGCGCTGGCGGGCGAGCAGGTGCTGGTGGCGCTCAACCGGGAGGAAAACGCGCGGGAGGTGGCCCTGTCGTTGCCTGAAGCGGAGCGTTTCCAGGTCCGACTGGCGACGGTGTCCGAAGGCTATGCCGTCACCGCCACAGCCGATACGCTTCGTCTGACGCTACCCCCGCTGAGCGGCCTTGTGCTGGCCGGGCAGTGA
- a CDS encoding LA_3696 family protein encodes MAILTVPKVLREKLGDDGVEALIALLNEAAHHERNNLLGILEERFERRVTEEGKRLEVQIAETEKRLDYRITEEVAKLDNRITEEIAKLDNRITEEVARLDRRLTEEVARLETRLSTQMAATRADLIRWMFIFWVGQIGTLVALLFAFLR; translated from the coding sequence ATGGCCATTCTGACCGTTCCTAAAGTGCTCCGCGAAAAACTCGGCGACGATGGCGTCGAGGCGCTCATCGCGCTTTTGAACGAAGCGGCCCATCACGAGCGCAACAACCTGCTGGGCATCCTGGAGGAACGCTTCGAGCGGCGGGTGACGGAGGAAGGTAAGCGGCTGGAAGTGCAGATAGCCGAGACGGAAAAGCGTCTGGATTATCGAATCACGGAGGAGGTGGCCAAGCTGGACAACCGGATCACCGAGGAAATTGCCAAACTGGATAACCGAATCACGGAGGAGGTAGCTCGGCTGGACCGTCGCCTCACCGAAGAAGTCGCTCGTCTGGAGACGAGGTTGAGCACCCAGATGGCCGCAACACGCGCCGACCTGATCCGGTGGATGTTTATCTTCTGGGTGGGACAGATCGGAACACTCGTTGCCCTCCTGTTTGCCTTTCTCAGGTAA
- a CDS encoding PP2C family protein-serine/threonine phosphatase: MSNTTTVRPTDRFDLRALYEASRLLSTSDDRAAVVRNLLLSTLSKLLVTRGAVLLFDPLTQRFRVADARGPIDLAPGTELALPLPNTDRLLHDAEVPETLRARGLCLLVPLMFRHRLLGLLALGRKATGQPFSKRELEFVQALATLSAAALHNALLIEELQQANRDLDLRLQQLDTLFELAQEFNATIDRNRLAHLLSLALMGQLLINRYLLLVRIEAADGNATFEVLASRGLPSSLPPERIEQLGRLEQPLLLEEAPPAWDWLRAFQLYLVLPIRQQGITQAVLGLGRRINGAPYGPGELEFLYALGTLAASAIRNTFLIEAQIERQHLERELQQARQIQQRLLPRRLPEVPGVELAACALPSQEVGGDYYDVLREPDGSLRLAIADVAGKGMAAALLMANLQACLHVLVPLESTLERSTAQINRVVCENTEADRFITFFQARYTPSTRQLAYVNAGHNPPMLLRASGRAERLSRGGLLLGVLPDARYEAERLSLAPGDLLVLFTDGVTEAMGPGDEPFGEDRLLACLQAHRHASARAIVEAVRQAVEQFTGRPANSDDDFTLVVLKVLPS, encoded by the coding sequence ATGAGCAACACCACCACGGTCAGACCGACCGACCGCTTCGACCTGCGGGCGCTCTACGAAGCGAGCCGCCTGCTGAGCACTTCGGACGACCGGGCGGCCGTCGTGCGCAACCTGCTGCTCTCGACGCTGAGCAAGCTGCTGGTCACACGCGGTGCCGTGCTGCTGTTCGACCCGCTGACGCAACGCTTCCGGGTGGCCGACGCCCGGGGACCGATCGATCTGGCACCGGGCACCGAACTGGCGCTGCCGCTACCGAATACGGATCGCCTGCTGCACGACGCGGAGGTGCCCGAAACCCTGCGCGCCCGGGGACTCTGCCTGCTGGTGCCCCTGATGTTTCGCCACCGGCTGCTGGGTCTGCTGGCACTGGGCCGTAAGGCTACGGGCCAGCCGTTTTCGAAGCGCGAACTGGAGTTCGTGCAGGCGCTGGCCACGCTGTCGGCCGCCGCGCTGCACAACGCGCTGCTCATCGAGGAACTGCAACAGGCCAACCGGGACCTGGATCTGCGCCTGCAGCAACTCGACACGCTGTTCGAGCTGGCACAGGAATTCAATGCGACGATCGATCGAAACCGGCTGGCGCATCTGCTCTCGCTGGCGCTGATGGGCCAGCTCCTCATCAACCGCTATCTGTTGCTGGTCCGCATCGAGGCCGCCGACGGCAACGCCACGTTCGAGGTACTTGCCAGCCGCGGACTGCCCTCCTCACTGCCTCCGGAGCGTATCGAACAACTGGGCCGCCTCGAACAGCCGCTGTTGCTGGAAGAAGCGCCCCCCGCCTGGGACTGGCTGCGGGCCTTTCAACTCTACCTGGTGCTGCCCATCCGGCAACAGGGGATCACCCAGGCCGTGCTGGGCCTGGGCCGGCGCATCAACGGCGCGCCCTACGGTCCGGGCGAACTGGAGTTTCTCTACGCGCTGGGGACGCTGGCCGCCTCGGCCATCCGCAACACGTTTCTGATCGAAGCCCAGATCGAACGCCAGCACCTGGAGCGTGAGCTGCAGCAGGCCCGCCAGATCCAGCAGCGCCTGCTGCCCCGGCGACTGCCCGAAGTGCCGGGCGTGGAGCTGGCCGCCTGTGCCCTGCCCAGCCAGGAGGTGGGCGGCGATTATTATGATGTACTGCGCGAACCCGACGGGAGTCTGCGCCTGGCCATCGCCGACGTGGCCGGCAAAGGCATGGCCGCCGCCCTGCTCATGGCCAACCTGCAGGCCTGCCTGCACGTGCTCGTGCCGCTCGAAAGCACGCTGGAACGGAGCACGGCCCAGATCAACCGCGTCGTCTGCGAAAACACCGAGGCCGACCGCTTCATCACGTTTTTCCAGGCACGCTACACCCCCTCCACCCGTCAGCTTGCCTACGTGAACGCCGGCCACAATCCGCCGATGCTGCTCCGCGCGTCCGGCCGGGCGGAGCGGCTGAGCCGCGGCGGCCTGCTGCTGGGCGTGCTTCCCGACGCCCGCTACGAAGCCGAACGCCTCTCCCTTGCGCCGGGCGACCTGCTCGTGCTGTTCACCGACGGCGTCACCGAAGCGATGGGACCCGGCGACGAACCCTTCGGCGAAGACCGCCTGCTGGCCTGCCTGCAGGCCCACCGCCACGCCTCGGCCCGGGCCATCGTCGAGGCCGTACGCCAGGCCGTCGAGCAGTTCACCGGTCGCCCGGCCAACAGCGACGACGACTTCACCCTGGTCGTTCTGAAAGTGCTGCCTTCCTGA
- a CDS encoding metallophosphoesterase family protein, whose protein sequence is MILGILSDTHGFFHPALPEAFAGVDLILHAGDVGSPEVLERLEALAPVHAVYGNIDGPELRRRLPSELWLTMEGLRIWMTHIGGRPGRWAPGIAARLRQERPDVFICGHSHILRIERVPSLGGMLYLNPGAAGREGFHRVKTCVRLHLADGRARQAEVVHLDEIPEASAP, encoded by the coding sequence ATGATCCTCGGCATTCTCTCCGATACGCATGGTTTTTTTCATCCGGCGCTTCCCGAGGCGTTCGCGGGCGTCGACCTGATTCTGCACGCCGGCGATGTGGGCTCTCCGGAGGTGCTCGAGCGACTCGAAGCGCTGGCGCCCGTCCACGCCGTCTACGGCAACATCGACGGCCCCGAACTGCGCCGGCGCCTTCCGTCTGAACTCTGGCTGACGATGGAGGGCCTGCGTATCTGGATGACGCATATCGGCGGACGTCCCGGGCGCTGGGCGCCGGGCATCGCCGCCCGTCTGCGTCAGGAGCGGCCGGACGTGTTCATCTGCGGCCACAGCCACATCCTGCGCATCGAGCGCGTCCCCTCGCTGGGCGGCATGCTCTACCTGAATCCGGGCGCGGCCGGACGCGAGGGCTTTCACCGCGTCAAGACCTGCGTGCGGCTGCACCTGGCCGACGGCCGCGCGCGCCAGGCCGAAGTCGTGCATCTGGATGAAATCCCCGAAGCGTCGGCGCCATGA